The genomic DNA TTGCGCATTTTTTAAATCTTCCACATTAAAATCTTCGGTCAGAAAGTCCCCGATTTTGTACTTTTTATTAGAATTCAAATAGGGCTCTTTTATTTTTTTACCGTTAACGTAAAGTTGATCGTCTTTATACACCACAGTGTCTCCTGGACGACCAATCAATCGCTTAATAAAATCTTTATGCTGATTTTCATGAAAGACAATGACATCTCCCCGATTGAGATGGTTCAATGACTTTGAAATCTTGCTGACAATGACCCGATCTTTATCGTGAAAAGTGGGGAACATAGATTGCCCTTTAACGGTATAGGGTGTTCCAATAAAAGTTCTAATCAGTAACACAATCGCAATGGCACTGACAATTGCGATGAGCCACTCAACTGTTTTTTTCAAGCAATGCACCTTCTTTTTTAAATATAATTGCATGTTGATGATTGTAGTCATTCTCTATTATAAATGAGTATAACATAATCCTCCGCATGTCCCTATTGGCTGTCCTTTATATTATGAATATTCTGTCTTTGCGCATTGATTTAGGCAGGTGGAAAAGCGATTTATGAGATGTCTGATTGTTAAATATAAAGTGTTGTCAATCCCGTCTTTATCCCGATTTTGTCTAATTTTTAACAATGTTTATACATCAATTTCAGGTTAGGGGATACCCCACACGGCGTATAGGGGAAGTCCTTATGTTATAAATTTCACAATAAAGTTAAACTGTATTTGAGTTGGAAATGTTTAAATTATCATTTTATCAACGCGTAGAGAAAATTTAGTGAATTTGATCCGAAATGGAGTCAAACGAGAAAGGTGAATGATCAATGAATAAGTCAAAAGCGGGTTTACAATTAGGGCTTCAAACATTGAGTTTAGTGGCAGGGTTTATGGCATGGAGTATTATCGCACCATTGATTCCTTTTATTTCGCAAGATGTTCAAATCTCGAGTGGTCAACTTTCAATTATTTTAGCCATTCCAGTTATATTAGGCTCCGTCTTGCGTGTACCGTTTGGTTATTTAACGAATATTGTCGGTGCCAAATGGGTATTCTTTACAAGCTTTTTAGTGCTACTCGTGCCTATATTCTTATTAAGCCAAGCGACATCTCCAGGGGCGCTCATGTTTGCAGGCTTTTTCCTCGGTGTGGGTGGGGCAATCTTCTCAGTAGGGGTAACCTCATTACCTAAATATTTTTCTAATGATAAAGTGGGTCTTGCGAATGGGATATATGGTATGGGTAACCTCGGTACTGCAGTGTCTTCATTTTTAGCACCTCCAATTGCAGGTGTGATTGGTTGGCAAAATACAGTGCGTAGCTATTTAATTATTATGGCTGTGTTTGCGGTTATCATGTTTTTCTTAGGTGACGGCAATGAACCTAAAGTCAAAGTGCCTTTAGTCGAACAATCAAGAAAGTTAATGCGTAATTACAAACTTTATTATTTAAGTTTTTGGTATTTTATTACATTTGGTGCATTCGTGGCTTTCGGTCTTTTCTTACCGAACTTCCTTGTTCAAAACTTTGGCATTGATAAAGTAGATGCAGGGATTCGTACGGGAGTTTTCATTGCTTTAGCGACATGTTTACGACCACTTGGTGGTATTTTAGGGGATAAGTTTAACGCTGTCTCTATGCTTAAAATTTTCTTTTCAATTATGATTATAGGTGCACTCATTTTAGGTGTTTCCAGTCAAATTTTCTTATTTACAATTGGATGTTTAACAGTGAGTATCTGTGTCGGTATCGGTAATGGCTTAGTGTTTAAGCTCGTTCCACTTTATTTCACAACAGAAGCTGGTGTTGCAAATGGTATTGTCTCAATGATGGGCGGTCTTGGAGGTTTCTTCCCACCATTAGTGATTACAGCAGTGACATCGCTCACAGGGTCAAGCCATCTTGCCTTTATATTCTTAAGTATTTTTGGGATTGTGGCATTATTAACAATGTTTAATTTATCTAAACGCGAACAAGCGGTGTCCACAGTCGAATAATCTCACTTTTAAAATGATCATCGAATGATAAAAAACGTCTTTGAAACGGGTGACCGCTCGTCTTTAAAGACGTTTTTATATGTGTAACATAGTGATTTTTAAGTTTTACTTTTTGATGGTTCGCTGTGAAATCGCAATTTAGATACCGATTGGATTATGACTTTTATGTGACGACAAATACTGAAAGTAATGTAAGAAAAAGATTTATGATAAGATGTATAATAAGATTGTAATAAGGTGGAGGCACATGAAATGGCAAAGAAAATTTTAAAACTCGTTTTGGCTTTAGTGTTGTTATTTGTAATTGTTGCGGCTGGCTTTTTTGCGTATAAGGGTTATCAAAAAAGTCAAAACCTAAAGTTAATCGATCAGTATTTAACTGAACATCATTTGAGTGATAAAGTTATTAAAGAAAAGTCTGAGTATGATCCAAGAAAAGGTGTGTTTTATAAAGAATTAACCTTAAAAGGTGACGAAAAAAATACATATATTGCTCAGCCTATTCATCTCAAACGCGGCTTTTTCTTACAAGGCTTCGATTCAAAAACGAAAAAGCATGATAAAAAAGCGAAATACAATTATTTCAATGAAAATTATAAAATGAAATAATGGCAATTCAAGGTCGTTGATTAAGTAAAGCACTGAAATCGGTTATGGATTTCAGTGCTTTTTTAATGGAGACATGAATTAAAGTGGATATTTTAAATTTGCATCGTCTGTGTCATCTCTGCCAAAATAAATGAATTTCAAATGGCAAGTAGTGCCGTCTAAAATGATTGCGTGACTTAATCTGTGACAGACGCAATTGTTGATTGAATGTATTGAACCGCATGATCAAGTGCTTGTTTTTCTTCAGCATCTAGTGCAAACGGGAAGACAGTGTGATGCCCTTCTTTATTAACAAGTGTTGGAAGACTAAATGCGACATTTTGATAATCATAAACGTGCTGATGGACTGTCGAAATAGGTAAAATACGATTTTCATCATAAAGAATGGCTTCTACAAGATCGATTGTTGCGCGAGAGATAGCAGAATTCGTCCAACCTTTATTGCGCATCACGTCAAATGACACTTTGTCAATTTCATCGCGAATCTTTTGTTTCGAGATAGCTTGCGCATGGCTCAGTTGTTCATATTCATCGAGAGGCATGCCTGCAATACGGACACGGC from Staphylococcus schleiferi includes the following:
- the lepB gene encoding signal peptidase I — encoded protein: MKKTVEWLIAIVSAIAIVLLIRTFIGTPYTVKGQSMFPTFHDKDRVIVSKISKSLNHLNRGDVIVFHENQHKDFIKRLIGRPGDTVVYKDDQLYVNGKKIKEPYLNSNKKYKIGDFLTEDFNVEDLKNAQGQSKIPAHRYLVLGDNRQNSIDSRRPEVGLISERQIVGKVTVRVWPFIRIQFGFNPDTFK
- a CDS encoding nitrate/nitrite transporter, yielding MNKSKAGLQLGLQTLSLVAGFMAWSIIAPLIPFISQDVQISSGQLSIILAIPVILGSVLRVPFGYLTNIVGAKWVFFTSFLVLLVPIFLLSQATSPGALMFAGFFLGVGGAIFSVGVTSLPKYFSNDKVGLANGIYGMGNLGTAVSSFLAPPIAGVIGWQNTVRSYLIIMAVFAVIMFFLGDGNEPKVKVPLVEQSRKLMRNYKLYYLSFWYFITFGAFVAFGLFLPNFLVQNFGIDKVDAGIRTGVFIALATCLRPLGGILGDKFNAVSMLKIFFSIMIIGALILGVSSQIFLFTIGCLTVSICVGIGNGLVFKLVPLYFTTEAGVANGIVSMMGGLGGFFPPLVITAVTSLTGSSHLAFIFLSIFGIVALLTMFNLSKREQAVSTVE
- a CDS encoding DUF3139 domain-containing protein; the protein is MAKKILKLVLALVLLFVIVAAGFFAYKGYQKSQNLKLIDQYLTEHHLSDKVIKEKSEYDPRKGVFYKELTLKGDEKNTYIAQPIHLKRGFFLQGFDSKTKKHDKKAKYNYFNENYKMK